In Arsenophonus sp. aPb, one DNA window encodes the following:
- a CDS encoding DUF1418 family protein has protein sequence MSKKKLSAMRSFGDMPKIVIILEVIGILLLLLVYLVINNYIEIAALFMKKGVLLAMIMLAIGCMIPAIINIAWRALPKLSFFGIDQYKNSSHHNQPKLKAKQCNHRKVN, from the coding sequence ATGAGCAAGAAAAAATTATCGGCTATGCGTTCTTTTGGTGATATGCCAAAAATTGTGATAATACTCGAAGTTATTGGCATACTATTATTGTTATTAGTCTATTTAGTGATAAATAACTATATTGAAATAGCTGCTTTATTTATGAAAAAAGGTGTTTTGCTTGCTATGATTATGCTAGCAATAGGTTGCATGATACCGGCTATTATTAATATTGCTTGGCGAGCACTGCCTAAGCTCAGTTTTTTTGGCATTGATCAATATAAAAATAGTTCGCACCATAACCAACCTAAGCTAAAAGCTAAGCAGTGTAATCATCGTAAGGTGAATTAA
- a CDS encoding GrxA family glutaredoxin, which produces MFTVIFGRSSCPYCVRAQALAEKLKHERDDFDYNYVDIEAEGITKADLAKKVGKPVNTVPQIFIDEQHIGGCTDFEDYAEKHLLS; this is translated from the coding sequence ATGTTTACTGTCATTTTCGGTCGCTCTAGTTGCCCCTACTGTGTCCGGGCACAAGCATTAGCAGAAAAATTAAAACATGAACGTGATGATTTTGATTATAATTATGTTGATATAGAAGCGGAGGGGATTACTAAAGCTGATTTAGCGAAAAAAGTAGGTAAACCTGTCAATACAGTTCCTCAAATTTTTATTGATGAACAACATATTGGTGGTTGTACTGACTTTGAAGACTACGCGGAAAAACATTTACTTTCTTAA
- a CDS encoding transposase, protein MKRLQAFKFQLRPNGQQEREMRRFAGAYRFVFNRALKLQNENHEAGNKYIPYTKMASWLIEWKSDIETQWLKEAPSQPLQQSLKDLERAYKNFFQKRAAFPRFKKRGQNDAFRYPQGVKLEQKNSRVFLPKLGWICYRHSREVVGTVKNVTISQSCGKWYASIQTEYEVAAPVHNAESMVGLDAGVTKLATLSDGTVYQPVNSFKASQRKLAMLQRQLSRKEKFSANWQKQKRKIQRLHSHIANIRRDYLHKVTSEISKNHAMIVIEELKVCNMSKSAKGTAEQQGRNVKAKSGLNRSILDQGWYEMRRQLEYKQLWRGGQVLAIPPTYTSQRCACCGHTAKENRQSQSKFECLECGYTENADINGARNILAAGHAVLACGGRVQSNRPLKQEPTEANQTSG, encoded by the coding sequence ATGAAACGCCTACAAGCCTTTAAATTCCAGTTAAGACCAAATGGTCAGCAGGAGCGTGAGATGAGACGCTTCGCTGGGGCTTATCGTTTTGTTTTCAATCGGGCGTTAAAGCTTCAAAACGAGAATCACGAAGCAGGAAACAAATACATTCCTTACACAAAGATGGCTTCCTGGCTCATTGAGTGGAAATCTGACATAGAGACACAATGGCTGAAAGAAGCGCCATCACAGCCGTTACAACAATCACTTAAAGATTTGGAACGGGCTTACAAGAATTTCTTCCAGAAGCGAGCCGCTTTTCCCCGTTTCAAAAAACGCGGTCAAAATGACGCTTTTCGCTACCCGCAGGGTGTGAAGCTCGAACAGAAGAACAGCCGTGTTTTTCTCCCTAAACTCGGTTGGATATGCTATCGCCATAGTCGTGAGGTTGTAGGAACGGTGAAGAATGTCACTATCAGCCAGTCATGTGGTAAATGGTACGCCAGTATCCAGACGGAATACGAAGTGGCTGCTCCTGTTCACAATGCAGAGTCGATGGTAGGACTGGATGCCGGAGTAACGAAACTCGCCACACTTTCAGATGGCACGGTATATCAGCCCGTCAATAGTTTTAAAGCAAGCCAGCGCAAGCTAGCAATGCTCCAACGACAATTAAGCCGCAAAGAAAAGTTCAGTGCAAACTGGCAGAAACAGAAACGAAAAATCCAGCGTCTTCACTCGCACATTGCTAATATCCGGCGCGATTACCTTCACAAAGTCACCAGTGAAATCAGCAAAAACCACGCGATGATCGTCATTGAGGAATTGAAGGTCTGTAATATGTCAAAATCGGCAAAAGGTACCGCAGAGCAGCAAGGGCGAAACGTCAAAGCTAAATCTGGCTTGAACCGTTCGATACTGGATCAGGGCTGGTACGAAATGCGCCGTCAGCTTGAATACAAGCAGCTTTGGCGCGGCGGTCAGGTGCTGGCAATACCGCCTACCTATACCAGTCAGCGGTGTGCGTGCTGTGGTCATACAGCAAAAGAAAATCGCCAGTCACAAAGTAAATTTGAATGCCTCGAATGCGGATATACCGAAAACGCAGATATCAATGGGGCGCGTAACATTTTAGCGGCAGGACATGCCGTGCTTGCCTGTGGAGGGAGGGTGCAGTCAAACCGCCCGTTGAAGCAGGAACCCACCGAGGCGAATCAGACTTCAGGCTGA
- a CDS encoding YbjN domain-containing protein has protein sequence MDSICFPDIAKLREWLVQLKTSYFECDNCQALHLPHMQNIDGIFDAKVDIVENILVFSVLAELKPTSIITLLANLSQINASSLTAKAFMEINDENLPKLVVSQSFPLLAGMTCNQFSSFLQQAEEQMAAIIFEVYNNDLLYSGQEDVDDEELAEQTLPARFLLH, from the coding sequence ATGGATTCGATTTGTTTCCCTGACATAGCTAAATTGCGAGAGTGGCTTGTTCAACTCAAAACATCGTATTTTGAATGCGATAATTGTCAGGCATTGCATTTGCCTCATATGCAAAATATTGATGGTATTTTCGATGCTAAAGTTGATATTGTTGAAAACATATTAGTTTTCTCTGTTTTGGCTGAACTCAAACCGACATCGATTATTACCCTATTGGCAAATTTAAGCCAAATTAATGCTAGTTCATTAACAGCGAAAGCATTTATGGAAATTAATGATGAAAATTTGCCTAAATTAGTCGTTAGTCAATCTTTTCCGTTGTTGGCGGGAATGACATGTAACCAATTCTCCAGTTTCCTTCAGCAAGCAGAAGAACAGATGGCGGCTATTATTTTTGAAGTTTATAACAATGATCTGCTTTATAGTGGTCAAGAAGATGTTGACGACGAAGAGCTAGCTGAGCAAACTTTGCCTGCCCGCTTTCTACTACATTAA
- the tnpA gene encoding IS200/IS605 family transposase — MKKETDIRRGRHCVFLMHVHLVFVTKYRRKIFDQDAIEKLRGYFASVCVDFDVELVEMDGENDHVHLLINYPPKLAISNLVNSLKGVSSRLLRRDRSDIAQRYYYKGVLWAPSYFAGSCGGAPISIIRQYIEQQQTPG; from the coding sequence ATGAAAAAAGAAACCGATATTCGCCGTGGCAGACATTGTGTATTCCTGATGCACGTCCATTTGGTCTTTGTCACAAAATACAGGCGAAAAATATTTGATCAGGATGCTATAGAAAAACTGAGAGGATATTTCGCCAGTGTATGCGTCGATTTTGATGTTGAACTGGTTGAGATGGATGGCGAGAATGATCACGTTCACTTACTGATTAATTACCCCCCAAAATTGGCGATATCTAATCTGGTTAACAGTCTCAAAGGGGTGTCGAGTCGATTACTTCGACGGGATCGCTCTGATATAGCACAACGTTATTACTACAAAGGAGTTCTATGGGCACCAAGTTATTTTGCAGGGAGTTGTGGGGGCGCACCGATATCTATTATCCGACAGTACATTGAGCAACAGCAAACACCTGGTTAG